The Streptomyces sp. NBC_01244 genome contains a region encoding:
- a CDS encoding J-domain-containing protein, protein MTERKPPGVSFESFVDRQIRQAEASGEIENLPGFGKPLASLDAPYDELWWIKGKLHREGFAVLPPALALRKEAEDAREAIKAARTERQVRDLLTEINDKIRTALRRPPPGPPLNLREFDVEAELAQWRESREAR, encoded by the coding sequence GTGACCGAGCGCAAACCGCCTGGTGTCAGCTTCGAATCCTTCGTGGACCGCCAGATCAGACAGGCCGAGGCGAGCGGCGAGATCGAGAACCTGCCCGGCTTCGGAAAGCCGCTGGCCTCGCTCGACGCCCCGTACGACGAGCTCTGGTGGATCAAGGGCAAACTGCACCGCGAGGGCTTCGCGGTCCTCCCGCCGGCGCTCGCACTCCGCAAGGAGGCGGAAGACGCCCGCGAGGCGATCAAGGCCGCCCGCACCGAACGCCAGGTCCGCGACCTCCTCACGGAGATCAACGACAAGATCCGCACGGCCCTGCGCAGGCCCCCGCCCGGCCCCCCGCTGAACCTCAGGGAATTCGACGTCGAAGCCGAACTCGCCCAGTGGCGGGAGTCCCGCGAAGCCCGCTGA